The stretch of DNA TGAGGCTGGTACTCCAGGTGCTCAGTCAAAGCGATAGCGTCGAGGCCATCTTTCAGGGCCTCTTCGACGCGAATGGTAGGCCAAACATTACCATCGGAGAAGACGGTATGAATATGGAAATCACATTTTAGGGTTTTAAACCCTGGGACATCAGGGAATATGATTTTGCGGCCGAGTGCATGGCTATGGGGTGTTTGGGCCATCGCCAGGGTGCTTAAAAGCACTGCTAAAAAGGAGAAAAAAATTGTTTTTTTCATGCTTGCATTTTGTTGGTTTTGAAACTCGCACTAAACTAAGGATTGTATTTTAACTCAATGTGAAATTGAAAATAAATAATCGACCCAACCCATGGTAGGGAGAAATCCGTCTTTTTGGAAAAAACAATCTATGAAAAATACCATTTTTTGCTTGGTCTGTATTAGCTTATTTTTTGTGGCTTGCCAAAAAGCTGATGTTTCAACTGATTTTCCCCAGCATGCTGTTAATTTATCCGATTTGAAGGCCGGGCAAGTCACATACAAGGATGGTATTTATTGGAGAAATAAATCAAGCTTTCTGGATTTTTGTACATTGAGGGAAAAATAGCATAATGTACAGCATGTTTAAGTTTTCCTCCTTCGTATGTCGGCTTGGTCTCCTTTTCAAACTTAGTCGGCTAGCTTTGATTTGTAGCCTATTGCTGTCAACAACCCTAAGCAGTCAAAACCAGGTTTTTGATTTTGGCATTGAATTCCAAGCTTATCCAACGGGCCTTATTCCCGGCCTCCGCCTCGAAAAAGGCTTTGCAGAACAGCATGCGGTACATCTTCGTTTGGGCTACAATTGGTTGCGGCACCAGGGTTATGGCGTGCATGAGGACGAAAGAGGCGGTGGTTTGGGTTTTACCCTGGGTTATAAATATTATTTCAAGGAAGGATTTGAACGTTGGTTTCTGGGAGTGAAAAATGATATTTGGTGGAATGAAGTGGATTGGAAGGATCAGCTTGGAACAGCTAATGAGATCAGCGGGACGAGTAATATTACGGTGGTGCAACCTACCCTGGAAGCAGGATTTACCCTGATGGCAGGCGAAAATTGGACGTTTTCGCCTTCACTGGCGTTCGGGTATGAGGTGAATGTTAAAACCAAAGGTGCGCCAACTGGGGAGGGGCCGATTGTTCTACTGGGTTTTACCTTTGGGAAAAGGTGGTAAAGAAAAAAAGTGTGCCAGCTACAATGCAGACACACTGAATCCTATAATGAAAATTAAAACACAAGTCTATTGTTTTTTCACTTCAAAGAACAAGGTATCACTGCTTACACCGGTGAAAATGCCTAAGCCGTTTACTATGTTAGAGGGTGGCTCGGTGATATTGGTCGAGGAAGTGCCAGAGGTGGCATATAGGGCTGCATATTCAGGTGTAACCCGAAAGACAATCACCCGATGCCTACCAAATTGCGTAATTTCTCTCCTCGGATCAATGTTGTGAAAATCGGTGATTTCGGGTTGGGTGATTAAAGAAAACCTTCTGCCAAAATTCCCCTCCAATTGGGCCAGAAAATCATTGATATATTCAGGGTCTGTCTCCATATTTTCAATCAATACATAATAATAGTCATTTTCAGGGTTCTCCCAGGTAACTTCGATGGGGTCTATTTCCGCAAAACCGCCACCTGGAAATCCACCAGTATTGGTGATTTTTGCCATTTCTATAGCATTGGTCGATAATTGGGCTTCCCGCTTGCCTGGTACAAAAGTGGCTGCATTGACGGATGCTCCCTCATAGCTGAAGGATAGGTTGTAACTCTTTTCATTTTCAATAAGGAGATTTGGATGGTTGTAATAGCCTTCCCCAATGTTGAATAGTGGGTAAGATTTATCCCCCTCCATAATACGGATATCTAAATTATCTAAGGCAATCAAAGTGGTATCGTCCCGCCCATAGGAAAAGGACAGGGTTACCCGCAACGAGTCAAGGGTTTGTCCGGCATATAGGTAGCTGGCCACCACGGGCGTTTTGCTATCTATGCTAGCGATATCATCCTGTTCACAGGCTACAAAAAGGAAACAGGATAGGAAGAAAAAACCAGGTATAACTTGATGTCTCATCATGTTTAATTTATCTCAATGACCAGGTGAAAAACAAACTAGGTGTAAAGTCAAGTAAGGAAACGTTGGTCTCGAGCAATTCACCCTCTATGACTTCATATTCTTTGTACCAAACATTACTTCTATTGTACAAATTGAAAATGGATAATCCCGCACTAGCCTTTGAGGCACCAATATTAAAATTAAGGGTCCCGGAAAGATCAAAGCGGTGATAATCTGGCAAACGCAAGCCATTTTTATTACTTACCTCAAAAAAATCAGCCAGCGTGCCATCGAGTAGCGGAACTTGATAATAACCGGTAGGAGCGGTGTAGGGCTTTCCGGTGGCATAGATGAAGGTGGCACCAAAAGTCCATCTGTTGACCTTGTAATTCCCAATGATTTTGAGCTCATGGGTTTGATCTTGGTTAGCATAAAATGGCGCATCGCTAAAGGCTTCAAAGTCGTATTTGACCTCTCCCAAGGTATAACCTACCCAGCCGGTGAATTTTCCTATTTTTTTCTGCGCGAGAAACTCAATTCCTTTTGCTACACCAGTACCTGTATAGAAAAACTCTTCATAATTGAGCGATCGATTGGGCCCAAAACCTGTGGGAACAAAGCGAGTCGTATATTCCGAAAGGCCATCCAATGTTTTGTAATATGCCTCTACATCGAATAAAAGGCTCGACGTTTCATAGCTGATACCCCCAATATAATGATAGGCAGAACTGATGGGTACGGTTTCATCATTGGCAAGAAGCCAAAAATCGCGACTGCCTTGTTGAATGTCTTCCCGAACAATTCGGGTGGCAAACTGGTAATATTTCCCCCAGGCGGCTTTCAATTTGATCTTATTCGTCAGCAAGAAGTTGAGGTTAGCCCTGGGTTCAAAATACAGTTGATTGGTCAAACTATACTGGGAAACCCGAACTCCCCCTTTCAAGATTAGCTTGTCGCCAAAGGTGTGTCGATCCTGCAAATAGAAAGCGCTTGTCAACCCATTATCTTTGCGATCCAATACGCTGATGGTATCGTTTTGGGTATAGGCATATTGAATATTCTGATAAGTGCTTTGCACACCAAATTCCAATTGATTCTGTGGGCTGATCTTCCATTCATTGTCGAGCTTGAAGGTGAAATCTTTCAAGTCATTGTATTCATAATTGCCATTGGTTCGGACAATAGTGGAATCTCCCCGATCAATGGTCGTACTATTCCGGCGATCGCGTTCGCTATAATAATTCGAATAGGAAAGATTGGCATTGGTATAAAAACGGTCACTCCATCGATGCGACCATTTAGCACTCGTGCCCCAATTGCCCCAATTGGTCAAATCTGTATTGTTACTTTGAAAATTGAAATTGAGATTACCCCCAAAGCGGCCGCCAAAACTACTGTTGTCTGTATTTCGCGAATTATCCAGGTTATCCTGGCCATTAAAAAAACTCAGCGAAATTACATCATCGGGAGAAGTGCGATAGGTCACCTTGGCATTCAAATCATAGAAATAAGAATTGGGCTTTACTGCTTGTTGGCCAAATCGGCCACCCCCTAAACCACCGCCGCCGGGGCCCGGAGGGGCATCCGCCTGGGGGTTCTCTGTAAAGGCATCAAAAAGATTGCTGTAGAACTTGCTTTGAAAGGAGCGCCTCCCCGCCACCAGGAAAGACCCTTTTCCTTTAGCAAAAGGCGCCTCTGCATAGCCATTATAGCTCAATAAGCTCAATCCTAGACCCATATTAAAACGTTCAGTATTACCATCCTTACCCGTCAGCTCTACTACACTTGAAAGCCGTCCACCAAACCTGGCATCAAAACCACCTTTATATAATTGTACATCTTTGATCGCATTGGAGTTAAAAGCACTGAAAAAGCCAAAGAGATGGTCGACATGATAAACGGTAAAACCATCAAAAAGAATCAGGTTTTGGTCTGGCGTCCCCCCTCGCACATATAAGCCAGAGGAGCTTTCATTGGTGCCACTAATACCTGGCAGCAATTGCAAAGACCTGAAGATATCTTTTTCGCCAAAACTAGGCAGGGTGGCCAAAGCTGCTGGAGAAATGCTGACCTGGCTGATGCCTTTGGCCGCCTGAATCAATTGTTCCTCCTTGGCAGCTTGTACAACGATTTCCGCCAATTGCACCCCAAAATCAACCATTGGCACCTGGATGTTTTCTATATCCATATCTGGATGTAAACGGAATTGTAAATTGCGATACCCGATATAAGAAACATCCAAAACGGTGGTATCATTCGGTACATTAAACAGTGTGAAAAAACCATCTACATTGGAGGTTGCTCCTAAGGTAGTGCCCTTTATCAAAATGTTCGCAAATGGCAGGGTCTCGCCACTCTTTTTATCCTTGATGACCCCTTTTAGGGTGAAGTCTTTTCGAGTGGGAGCAGCAGCGGACGTGGCGAGTACCGCCTCTTGTTCGTTTTTTATGATAAGCACCTTTCTAGGCGATTCTATCTGATACCATAGTCCTGTGCCTGAAAGAATAAGGCTCAAGCCATTTTCTAAGGTAGTTTTTCCAAAATAAGTACTAATCCTTTTACCTTTCACCAATTCGGGATCATATTCAAATTCAATCTTATAGTTGATTTTTAGATCCAACAGCACCAAGTCCAAGGCCTTATCAGGGTAATTTCCCTTTATTTTTAGCTTGGCCTCTTCCTGTGCTGTTATAGGTAAAAGGACCATAAAAAACAGGAGTAGTAATAATATGCTTTGTAGATTTGCCTTCATACTCAGTATCAGTTTCTATTGAATGGCAATTTGAAGGAAAAGAATAAGGCTACAAAATCCGATCAATGAAGTGGCGGTAAAAATCAATGAAAGCTCCGTTTCCCTCTATTTGACATGGTTCGCTGACCATTTCTGCGCTTTTGAGTCAAGGGAAAGCAAAAATTGTCAAAGACGGTTTAATACTACACCCCGCTTTATTGAGACAAAAATGATGTTCATAGAAAAAAAGCTTCAATTCATTGAGAATTATTGGCCAAGTCTATTCATTAAATGATCTTTAGGCCATGAAGCAGATAACAGCCAGGAGCACATGGTGGCAAATTATACTTTGGGCGGGCGGATTCGCCTTTGTTCCCTACATGGTCGCCAATGCAATGGGGGTTCCATTTATTTCCTTTGAACAAAGTCTTTTTAATTTTACAGGATTGGGGGTACTTGTATTGCTCAATTTGGAGTTGTTGCTGCCGCAATTGTATTTCAAACAAAAGAACTTCATCTATATGTTGGCGGCCATTGGGCTTATTCTACTTATTGCTTCGATTATTTATTGGAATGGCACCACTTTTGAACGTGAATTTGATCAGCCCCCGAGCGGAAACTGGCATAGACCCAAATTGCTTAGGGAGGGTATTCCTTTTAGGGGCTTTAGGGTGATTGGAAGAACGATGCCGTTTTTTATAGCATTGATTGGGAGCAGTTTGGTTGCTATAGGTGAATATGCCAGGCAGAAAGAAAAAGAAGCCATTCAGTTGGAGAAGGAAAAGTTGGAAACAGAAATGAAGTTCCTAAAATCTCAAATCAATCCCCATTTTTTATTCAATGCTTTGAATAATGTGTATACCTTAACCCTGATAAAATCGGATGAGGCGCCAGCAAATTTGTTGCGCTTATCCGATATGCTGCGGTATATGCTATACGACTGCAATGCAGAGAAGGTTTTGCTGGAAAAGGAGGTGGCGTATTTGAAAAACTACATCCAATTGAAGCAGTTGAAAGATAGTGGAGGATTGAATATACAACTGGATTTACAAGACAGCTATCCACAAAAGTACATTGCGCCTTTGTTGTTTGTCCCTTTTATAGAAAACGCCTTTAAGCATAGCAAAATTGAAGACTTAAACAGCGGTTGGATTAAGATGGAGCTTAAAACAACGCCAGAGGAGGTATACTTTAGGGTACAAAATAGCTTGCCTTCTAATGGCTATACCAAAGATAAAATAGGAGGAATAGGTTTGGATAATGTACACCGCCAGTTGGAATTAATGTATCCAAGGCAACATTTCCTTTCCATCGAGAAAAAATCGGATCATTTCGATGTCCAATTAAGGATTACCACAAAATGATGCCCATAAAATGCCTCATATTGGATGACGAAGAATTGGCAAGGACACTACTTAAAACCTATGCCAATCGCTTGTCTCACCTCGAGATAGTGGGCCAATGCAAGGACCCTTTGGAAGCGATTTCGTTTTTACAAAAAACGACAATAGATCTACTGTTTTTGGACATCCAAATGCCCGAATTAACAGGGATTGAGTTTTTAAAAACCCTTCCGCAAAAACCGGTTGTTATTTTCACAACAGCTTATCCGGATTATGCTTTAGATGGGTTTAGTTTAGATGCTATAGATTATTTGCTCAAACCCTTTAGTTTCGAACGTTTTATACAGGCCGTAAATAAAGCAACGGAGCTGTTGGAGTCGCGTCGTTCTCCTAGGCCCCTGGTGCCACCCCCAGCCGCAACGAATCCGGTGGATAGAAGGCACCTTGTCGTGCGGTCGGAACACAAAATATTCCGTATTCCCTATGAGGATATTTTTTTTATTCAGAGCATGCGAGAATACGTGGCCTTCTATACGAAGAACGGACGGATATTATCACTTAATTCTCTCAAAAAATTGGAAATAGAATTGCCGTCTTCCCAGTTTATACGGATTCACAAATCGTACATTATTGCTATTGATAAGGTAGAACTGTTAGAAGGAAATATGCTGCAGATAAATAAAGAGAAATTGCCGATTGGTGCTAATTTTAAGGAAGAAGTATTAAAACTATTTAATGTATAAATTGGACTTATGACGCCTTGGAGAATCCTCCGTTTTCCAGGCTAGTAATGGGAAAAGCAGTTCTTTAATACAGTAGAGTATAGCTGGGAAAAAAAAGATACTGAGGGACAACTCCTTAAACGTCTACCCCCTATTGACCTATCGCTAAAGGCTATCCAAGGGTCAACTTTTCTGTCACATTCGTTTTTACAACTTTACCTCGTACCTCACCTTCCAACTTCCGCCTTTTAAACTACCCGAAGTAATCCATCTTCAAAACAGCGAATGTCAAAAGTCCAGTTCCTAGTTTAACATCCAAAAAAGAAAACTTTTCTTTTGAAACATTGTTGCATTTACTATATTGCATCATTGTTGCAAAAACTAAAAATGAATCTATGAAAAATTTCCAATTAGTCTTTCTAAGCGTTTTTCTCCTGGGTGCTTTGATCCTCAATAGCGGCTGCAAAAAAGAAGAGGAACCACCTATCGAAAATGAAGAAGAGATCATCACCGATATTATACTGACCTTCACTCCTGCTGGAGGTGGCGCAAGTATCATAGCTACAGCCCAAGACCCCGACGGCGAAGGCGTACAAGATTTACAAATCACCAAAAACATCGAATTGCTTTCTAATACGACTTATACCATGTCCATCAAATTAGAAAACAATATTGAGATGGAAGACATCACTAAAGAGGTAGAGGAAGAAGGCGACGAACACCTCTTTTTCTTCGAATTTACACCTGACATTTTCTCCAATCCCAGTGGTAATGGAAACACTGATAATCGGGCCGACCCTGTAAATTATAATGACGCAGACAAAAATGGAATCCCCATAGGGCTCTCCACTACCTGGACCACCGGCGATGTTGCCAATGGCGCTAGTTTCCGCATTGTCTTAAAACACCAACCCGATGTAAAATCAGCATCCTCCTCCATCACCGACGGCGGAACAGATGTTGACCTAACTTGGCCCCTAACCATTCAATGATTAGAAGGCGGAAGTCGGGAAAATAATTGCTCTCCCCACTTCCGCCTCCCCACTTCCCCCTTACAGACTTACGACTTACAGACTTACAACCTTCCCACTTCAATCCAGTAAGCCACTAAAATATTTTTTGTTTTAATTAAAACTTTTTGTTTATATTTGTTACTATATAAAACATTATAAACAAATGAATCATCCTGAACATAAAAAAGGTCGTGGCGCCCAAATCAACCCTGGCAACCGTTTCAATGAATTCAATTACGATACCCATCCCCTCGAAGTAGCAGAAGAAAACCCCGCTACCGAATACATCACCGTTCACCCCAAAACTATCATCACTAAGGTCAAAAGTCCAGATATCCCCTTTGAATATTCCATTAACCCCTACCAAGGATGCGAACACGGTTGCGTTTATTGCTACGCCCGCGAGTCACACAATTACTGGGGCTATAGCGCTGGCCTGGAATTTGAACAGAAAATTTTGATAAAAAAAGATGCCCCAAGGCTCCTCGAAGCCCAACTCAAAAAGAAAACCTACCTCCCAAAACCTATTATGCTATCAGGAAATACCGATCCCTATCAACCGGCCGAGCAACAATATGGGATTACCAGGGCCTTATTGCAAGTACTTTGGAAATATAGGCACCCGGTAAGTATCATCACCAAAAACAGCCTCATCCTCAAAGACCTGGATATCATCAGCAAATTGGCGGAGCACCAATTGATTAAAGTCTGTCTTTCCATCACCACCCAGGATGAGGAGCTTCGTCGCTTTATGGAGCCGCGCACCAGCAGTATCAAGCAGCGCTTCCAAGCCCTGAGCACCCTCACAGCCAACCAGGTGCCCACCATGGTCATGGCAGCCCCCATCATCCCTGGCCTCAACGAACATGAAATCCTGGAAATTGCCCGGCGGGCCGCCGAGGCTGGCGCCTACTCCCTCGGCTACACCATGGTTCGCCTCAATGGCGATATCGGCCCCATCTTCGAGGACTGGCTCCGCCGCACCTACCCCGACCGTGCCGAAAAGGTGCTCAATAAAATCAAGGAATGCCACAATGGTCAATTGAGCGATACCAGATCTCGCGTTCGCATGCGTGGCGAAGGGAAAATTGCCGATATCGTAAAGCAACAATTTGATTTGGCCAAAAAGCTATACTTTAAAGACAGATGTGCTCCACCTTTTAACATGGAATTGTTTGAGCAGTATCGTACACCGCAGTTGACCTTGTTTTGACCCCGCAGCCATTTATTTGATCGACATCAGGCCCTTGGCACCAAGCCCCATAGCTGGCAAAACTAAACCCTAATATCCCGTAGGGATAAAATATTGGTAAAAGCACATAACATGCCGTTAGGTATGCCATTGGAAAGCATGTTTGCCTAAGACAACATTGGCCCCCATAACACCAAAGCTAAACCCTAATATCCCGTAGGGATAAAATATTGGTAAAAGGCGCGAAAAAGCACTTAGCATGCCGTTAGGGAAAGCATGTTTGCCTAAGACAACATTGGCCCCCATAACACCAAAGCTAAACCCTAATATCCCGTAGGGATAAAATATTGGTAAAAGGCGCGAAAAAGCACTTAGCATGCCGTTAGGGAAAGCATGTTTGCCTAAGACAACATTGGCCCCCATAACACCAAAGCTAAACCCTAATATCCCGTAGGGATAAAATATTGGTAAAAGGCGCGAAAAAGCACTTAGCATGCCGTTAGGGAAAGCATGTTTGCCTAAGACAACATTGGCCCCCATAACACCAAAGCTAAACCCTAATATCCCGTAGGGATAAAATATTGGTAAAAGGCGCGAAAAAGCACTTAGCATGCCGTTAGGGAAAGCATGTTTGCCTAAGACAACATTGGCACCCATAACACCAAAGCTAAACCCTAAATATCCCGTAGGGATAAAATATTGGTAAAAGCACATAACATGCCGTTAGGTATGCCATATTAATCACCCACCGTTGGTACCAAACTCCAACAGGGAACCTCAGTAAAGCCCTACCAAATCTCCTCTCCCACCAAATACTGCCCCACATAATCCTTGATCCCCTCCTCCAAACTAAAAAAAGGTCGCTCATAACCAATAGCCCTCAATTTATCCATATTGGCTTCGGTAAAATATTGGTAAGTATCCCGAATATCTTCAGGGGTATCAATAAAAGAAATATTCGGTTCCAGGTCCATGGCAAGGAAGGTGTTGGTCACCAAATCCAGGAAGGTGCGGGCCTGGCCAGTGCCTAGATTGTAAAGCCCATTAGGAAAATCATTCCTAAATAGGAAATAACAAACCTCCACCACATCCTTCACATAAACGAAATCACGGCTTTGGTGCCCATCGGCAACATCGGAACGGTGAGAGCGGAAAAGCTTCATCCCTCCCGTCGCTTTGATCTGTCGGACCGTGTGGAAAATAACTGAAGCCATCCGACCCTTATGGTATTCATTCGGACCGTACACGTTGAAAAACTTTAAACCCGCCCAAAGCGGTGGCCTATCTTCCTGCTGTAAGGCCCACTTATCAAAGTCATTTTTGGAGCGGCCATACGGATTGAGCGGTTGAAGGGCCTCTACAATTTCATGGTTATCATCATAACCTTTTTCGCCAAGGCCATAGGTCGCAGCACTCGAGGCATAAACCAACGGAATTATATGGCGCGTACAGCTTTCCCAAATGGCTTTTGTATATTGGAGATTGAGATGGTCAAAAATAGCGACATCGGTCTCTGTTGTATCCGTCCTTGCCCCTAAATGAAAAACAAAAGAAACCTCCGCTCCATGCGCCGCTAACCACTCCGGAAATTCCTCCCGGTCCATCTGCCGACCAAATTGTTTCCCTTCCAGATTCCGGTTTTTATCTGCCCGACTGAAATCATCCACCAACAACAATTGGCCAAATCCTTCTTCATTTAGTTTTCTAACCAAACAACTACTGATAAATCCTGCCGCGCCAGTTACAACTATCATATTTTTTTGCCCGTAAAATAAGCAGGTTGAATCAGAAAATTTAAACTGGC from Saprospiraceae bacterium encodes:
- a CDS encoding DUF3575 domain-containing protein; the protein is MFKFSSFVCRLGLLFKLSRLALICSLLLSTTLSSQNQVFDFGIEFQAYPTGLIPGLRLEKGFAEQHAVHLRLGYNWLRHQGYGVHEDERGGGLGFTLGYKYYFKEGFERWFLGVKNDIWWNEVDWKDQLGTANEISGTSNITVVQPTLEAGFTLMAGENWTFSPSLAFGYEVNVKTKGAPTGEGPIVLLGFTFGKRW
- a CDS encoding DUF4249 family protein, yielding MMRHQVIPGFFFLSCFLFVACEQDDIASIDSKTPVVASYLYAGQTLDSLRVTLSFSYGRDDTTLIALDNLDIRIMEGDKSYPLFNIGEGYYNHPNLLIENEKSYNLSFSYEGASVNAATFVPGKREAQLSTNAIEMAKITNTGGFPGGGFAEIDPIEVTWENPENDYYYVLIENMETDPEYINDFLAQLEGNFGRRFSLITQPEITDFHNIDPRREITQFGRHRVIVFRVTPEYAALYATSGTSSTNITEPPSNIVNGLGIFTGVSSDTLFFEVKKQ
- a CDS encoding TonB-dependent receptor, encoding MKANLQSILLLLLFFMVLLPITAQEEAKLKIKGNYPDKALDLVLLDLKINYKIEFEYDPELVKGKRISTYFGKTTLENGLSLILSGTGLWYQIESPRKVLIIKNEQEAVLATSAAAPTRKDFTLKGVIKDKKSGETLPFANILIKGTTLGATSNVDGFFTLFNVPNDTTVLDVSYIGYRNLQFRLHPDMDIENIQVPMVDFGVQLAEIVVQAAKEEQLIQAAKGISQVSISPAALATLPSFGEKDIFRSLQLLPGISGTNESSSGLYVRGGTPDQNLILFDGFTVYHVDHLFGFFSAFNSNAIKDVQLYKGGFDARFGGRLSSVVELTGKDGNTERFNMGLGLSLLSYNGYAEAPFAKGKGSFLVAGRRSFQSKFYSNLFDAFTENPQADAPPGPGGGGLGGGRFGQQAVKPNSYFYDLNAKVTYRTSPDDVISLSFFNGQDNLDNSRNTDNSSFGGRFGGNLNFNFQSNNTDLTNWGNWGTSAKWSHRWSDRFYTNANLSYSNYYSERDRRNSTTIDRGDSTIVRTNGNYEYNDLKDFTFKLDNEWKISPQNQLEFGVQSTYQNIQYAYTQNDTISVLDRKDNGLTSAFYLQDRHTFGDKLILKGGVRVSQYSLTNQLYFEPRANLNFLLTNKIKLKAAWGKYYQFATRIVREDIQQGSRDFWLLANDETVPISSAYHYIGGISYETSSLLFDVEAYYKTLDGLSEYTTRFVPTGFGPNRSLNYEEFFYTGTGVAKGIEFLAQKKIGKFTGWVGYTLGEVKYDFEAFSDAPFYANQDQTHELKIIGNYKVNRWTFGATFIYATGKPYTAPTGYYQVPLLDGTLADFFEVSNKNGLRLPDYHRFDLSGTLNFNIGASKASAGLSIFNLYNRSNVWYKEYEVIEGELLETNVSLLDFTPSLFFTWSLR
- a CDS encoding histidine kinase, which gives rise to MKQITARSTWWQIILWAGGFAFVPYMVANAMGVPFISFEQSLFNFTGLGVLVLLNLELLLPQLYFKQKNFIYMLAAIGLILLIASIIYWNGTTFEREFDQPPSGNWHRPKLLREGIPFRGFRVIGRTMPFFIALIGSSLVAIGEYARQKEKEAIQLEKEKLETEMKFLKSQINPHFLFNALNNVYTLTLIKSDEAPANLLRLSDMLRYMLYDCNAEKVLLEKEVAYLKNYIQLKQLKDSGGLNIQLDLQDSYPQKYIAPLLFVPFIENAFKHSKIEDLNSGWIKMELKTTPEEVYFRVQNSLPSNGYTKDKIGGIGLDNVHRQLELMYPRQHFLSIEKKSDHFDVQLRITTK
- a CDS encoding response regulator transcription factor — encoded protein: MMPIKCLILDDEELARTLLKTYANRLSHLEIVGQCKDPLEAISFLQKTTIDLLFLDIQMPELTGIEFLKTLPQKPVVIFTTAYPDYALDGFSLDAIDYLLKPFSFERFIQAVNKATELLESRRSPRPLVPPPAATNPVDRRHLVVRSEHKIFRIPYEDIFFIQSMREYVAFYTKNGRILSLNSLKKLEIELPSSQFIRIHKSYIIAIDKVELLEGNMLQINKEKLPIGANFKEEVLKLFNV
- a CDS encoding PA0069 family radical SAM protein; the protein is MNHPEHKKGRGAQINPGNRFNEFNYDTHPLEVAEENPATEYITVHPKTIITKVKSPDIPFEYSINPYQGCEHGCVYCYARESHNYWGYSAGLEFEQKILIKKDAPRLLEAQLKKKTYLPKPIMLSGNTDPYQPAEQQYGITRALLQVLWKYRHPVSIITKNSLILKDLDIISKLAEHQLIKVCLSITTQDEELRRFMEPRTSSIKQRFQALSTLTANQVPTMVMAAPIIPGLNEHEILEIARRAAEAGAYSLGYTMVRLNGDIGPIFEDWLRRTYPDRAEKVLNKIKECHNGQLSDTRSRVRMRGEGKIADIVKQQFDLAKKLYFKDRCAPPFNMELFEQYRTPQLTLF
- the rfaD gene encoding ADP-glyceromanno-heptose 6-epimerase encodes the protein MIVVTGAAGFISSCLVRKLNEEGFGQLLLVDDFSRADKNRNLEGKQFGRQMDREEFPEWLAAHGAEVSFVFHLGARTDTTETDVAIFDHLNLQYTKAIWESCTRHIIPLVYASSAATYGLGEKGYDDNHEIVEALQPLNPYGRSKNDFDKWALQQEDRPPLWAGLKFFNVYGPNEYHKGRMASVIFHTVRQIKATGGMKLFRSHRSDVADGHQSRDFVYVKDVVEVCYFLFRNDFPNGLYNLGTGQARTFLDLVTNTFLAMDLEPNISFIDTPEDIRDTYQYFTEANMDKLRAIGYERPFFSLEEGIKDYVGQYLVGEEIW